One genomic window of Garra rufa chromosome 24, GarRuf1.0, whole genome shotgun sequence includes the following:
- the rrs1 gene encoding ribosome biogenesis regulatory protein homolog — MASCSIEDVLAKAEREEAEKLKGITVNKELDLEFDPGHLLAFDKNQIDNRDLKGIKREDFLRSLARDNTQLLINEIWKLPTERVEEVIVAKLPDPTTLLPRQKPAPKPKPPTKWEQFAKLKGIQKKKKTNLVWDEVHKEWRRRWGYKRAKDDTKEWLIEVPENADPNENQFAKRNKAKKERVAKNEYNRLKNVARAQKIKVPAMGLAPTPQQSKAELAQAVSVAKISTASVGKFQDSLPKEKKLKNTGKKRKFQPLIGDFSSEKQKQLDILKVMGSKKPRLDVTKAMNKQMREEDMESRQKNKKGFGKKGRRGNMSGKGKGKAGGKGKGPKGKGRKPPMKQGKR, encoded by the coding sequence ATGGCTTCGTGCAGCATAGAAGACGTGCTCGCTAAAGCCGAAAGAGAAGAGGCTGAAAAGCTAAAAGGAATTACAGTAAACAAAGAGTTGGATCTCGAATTTGACCCGGGTCATTTGCTTGCTTTTGACAAGAACCAGATAGATAACCGGGATCTTAAAGGCATCAAACGGGAAGACTTTCTACGCTCCTTAGCAAGAGACAACACACAACTCCTCATCAACGAGATATGGAAACTTCCAACAGAAAGAGTTGAAGAAGTCATCGTCGCCAAGCTACCAGATCCAACCACTCTATTACCCAGACAAAAGCCTGCACCAAAACCAAAGCCTCCTACAAAATGGGAACAGTTTGCCAAGCTGAAAGGcattcagaagaagaagaagaccaACTTGGTCTGGGATGAAGTTCATAAGGAATGGAGGAGGCGATGGGGATACAAACGTGCCAAAGATGACACCAAGGAATGGTTGATAGAGGTCCCAGAGAATGCAGATCCCAATGAGAACCAGTTTGCTAAAAGGAATAAAGCCAAGAAAGAGCGAGTGGCCAAGAACGAGTACAACAGACTCAAAAACGTCGCCAGAGCTCAGAAGATCAAGGTGCCAGCCATGGGACTCGCACCCACCCCTCAGCAGTCCAAAGCAGAGCTGGCACAAGCTGTCAGTGTCGCCAAGATATCTACGGCCTCTGTTGGTAAATTCCAGGATAGCCTGCCCAAGGAGAAAAAGctgaaaaacactgggaaaaagaGAAAGTTCCAGCCTCTTATTGGTGACTTTAGTAGTGAGAAACAAAAACAGCTGGATATACTGAAAGTGATGGGCAGTAAGAAACCACGACTCGACGTGACCAAAGCTATGAATAAACAAATGAGGGAAGAGGATATGGAATCGAGGCAAAAGAACAAGAAAGGCTTCGGAAAGAAGGGACGGAGGGGAAACATGTCtgggaaaggaaaaggaaaggctGGTGGAAAGGGAAAGGGTCCTAAAGGCAAAGGACGGAAACCTCCAATGAAGCAAGGAAAGCGCTAA